The Burkholderiales bacterium JOSHI_001 genomic sequence TTGCTTCAGCACCCCGCGGTGGCCGAGTGCGGCGTGGCCGGCGTGCCCGATGCCGAGCGCGGCCAGGTCGTCAAGGCCTGGGTGGTGCTGCGGCCGGGTCAGGCCGCTGACGCGGCGCTGGCCGCGGCGCTGCAGGACTTCGTCAAGCAGACCGTGGCGCCCTACAAGTACCCGCGGGCGGTGGCCTTCGTGGCCGCCCTGCCGCGCACCCCCACCGGCAAGCTGCAGCGCTTTCGCCTGCGCGAGCTGGACGACACCAAGCCCTGAGAAAGAGCACGCCCATGCAAGCCCAAGCCTTGTTGCCCGACGGCTGGAAGCGTCCACGCGGTTATGCCAACGGCGTGGCCACCACCGGCCGCCAGGTCTTCGTGGCCGGCATGATCGGCTGGAACGAGCGTGAGCAGTTCGAGACCGACGACTTCGCCGGCCAGGTGCGCCAGGCCTTCCAGAACATCGTGGCCGTGCTGGCGGCCGGCGGGGCGCAGCCACGGCACATCGTGCGCATGACCTGGTACGTGCTGGACAAGCGCGAGTACCTGGCCGCGCTTCCCGAGGTGGGCCGCGCCTTCCGCGACCTGGTCGGCCACTACGACATCGCGATGACCGCGGTGCAGGTGGCCGCGCTGATCGAAGACCGGGCGCGGGTGGAGATCGAGGTCACCGCCGTCGTGCCCGAATGACGACGCGCACTCAGGCGGGTTGCCCAGCCAGCGCCAGCACCTTCACCGCCGTGACCTTGAAGCCCGGGATCTTGCCGAAGGGGTCGATGGCGTCGCCGGTCAACTTGTTGGCCGCCGCTTCCCAGTAGGCGAAAGGCACGAACAGCTGGCCCAGGCGCACCACCTCGTTCACATCGGCCACCGCGTCGATCTGGCCATGCCGGCTTTGCACGCGGATGCGCTGGCCACTGACCACGTTCAGGGCCGCCGCGTCGGTCGGGTGCAGGCTGACCAGGGCCTGCGGCGCCAGCGCGTCCAGCATGTCGGCGCGCCGCGTCATGCTGCCGGTGTGCCAGTGCTCCAGCACGCGGCCGGTGGCAATGACCAGCGGGTAGTCGGTGTCGGGCTGCTCGGGCCCGGGCATGAAGCGCGCCGGCACCAGCGTGGCCTTGCCGTCGGCGGT encodes the following:
- a CDS encoding putative translation initiation inhibitor, yjgF family (PFAM: Endoribonuclease L-PSP) codes for the protein MQAQALLPDGWKRPRGYANGVATTGRQVFVAGMIGWNEREQFETDDFAGQVRQAFQNIVAVLAAGGAQPRHIVRMTWYVLDKREYLAALPEVGRAFRDLVGHYDIAMTAVQVAALIEDRARVEIEVTAVVPE